One genomic segment of Virgibacillus doumboii includes these proteins:
- a CDS encoding GbsR/MarR family transcriptional regulator, with protein sequence MFTGKQNETTDKIMLEFAKTIEMFGLTPLEARLFVYLYIKDKPMTLDEMSEALGKSKTSMSTSSRNLSDLNLVTRVWKKGVRKDLYEGNSQLYKSFMNTYTNKWIDAVDHQKDSLEEVRKELEQHNHEQDPKIHQQLLKIIEFHKEVEASFRNIKKD encoded by the coding sequence ATGTTTACCGGTAAACAAAATGAAACGACAGACAAAATTATGCTTGAATTTGCAAAAACAATTGAAATGTTTGGTTTAACACCGTTGGAAGCAAGACTATTTGTCTATTTATATATTAAAGATAAACCAATGACATTGGATGAAATGAGCGAGGCATTAGGTAAAAGTAAAACCTCTATGAGCACCAGTTCCCGAAATTTATCCGATTTAAACCTGGTAACGAGAGTCTGGAAAAAAGGTGTGCGAAAAGATTTATATGAGGGTAACTCCCAGCTTTATAAATCATTTATGAATACATACACAAATAAATGGATTGATGCTGTTGATCATCAAAAAGATTCGCTGGAAGAAGTTCGTAAAGAATTAGAGCAGCATAATCATGAGCAGGATCCCAAAATTCATCAGCAGCTTCTAAAAATAATTGAATTCCATAAAGAGGTTGAAGCATCATTCCGGAACATAAAAAAGGACTGA
- a CDS encoding DUF1878 family protein: MKYIEQNETAAFHLRLLSKIIDFNQYPLIKLLIESNVTESEFEELMDLLAGLNNQYVAQKEEGFLDFTLLLIHFAGMLNEKLNPDITIYALKKEGYYPSLMDEFIKILSVNEKLNIKR; this comes from the coding sequence TTGAAATATATCGAACAAAATGAAACAGCGGCCTTTCACTTGCGATTGCTGTCAAAAATTATCGATTTTAATCAATATCCGTTGATTAAATTGCTGATTGAAAGTAACGTAACTGAATCGGAGTTTGAAGAACTGATGGATCTGCTGGCAGGATTGAATAACCAATATGTGGCCCAAAAAGAGGAGGGGTTTTTGGATTTCACGTTATTGCTGATTCATTTTGCAGGTATGCTTAATGAAAAGCTGAATCCGGATATAACGATTTATGCATTAAAAAAAGAAGGGTACTACCCTTCATTAATGGACGAGTTTATTAAAATATTAAGCGTTAATGAAAAGCTGAACATAAAAAGGTAA
- a CDS encoding HIT family protein — protein MAHEDCIFCKIIDGEIPSAKVYEDDQVYAFLDISQVTKGHTLVIPKTHTKNIYETPPEIASELFERVPKIANAIKKVYQPIGMNLLNNNEEPADQSVFHLHIHIIPRYGDGDGFSSNWEVHSDDYSQEDLQQVAKDINNAL, from the coding sequence ATGGCACATGAGGACTGCATTTTTTGTAAGATTATTGACGGTGAAATTCCATCCGCAAAAGTTTATGAAGATGATCAGGTTTATGCATTTCTGGATATCAGTCAGGTAACTAAAGGACACACACTTGTTATTCCGAAGACACATACCAAAAATATTTATGAAACACCACCGGAAATTGCAAGTGAATTATTTGAACGAGTTCCAAAAATCGCTAATGCCATCAAAAAGGTTTATCAGCCAATTGGCATGAACTTATTAAACAATAACGAAGAGCCTGCTGACCAATCAGTTTTCCATTTACATATTCATATCATACCACGGTACGGCGATGGTGACGGCTTTTCATCAAATTGGGAAGTGCATTCTGATGACTATTCACAGGAGGATCTACAGCAAGTCGCCAAAGACATTAATAATGCACTGTAA
- a CDS encoding DUF3267 domain-containing protein → MNCWKTVNLNKEFGINRLYLLSFLIGLLTFIFLYVPFSVMHNSVNINEFGIFPLMIALFFLPIIHAFMHILPLNMMNNRAKLLYSRKNVLFPYVNYYTKKPVPKKVSLLAAFAPTMFITIPGIMATYIFAEYYVYFLLFTSVHIAITFTDFLYIINISKAPKQSLIENNNNEFAILIKSHN, encoded by the coding sequence ATGAATTGCTGGAAAACTGTTAATTTGAATAAAGAGTTTGGAATAAACAGGTTGTATCTTCTTTCATTTTTGATCGGCCTGTTGACATTCATATTTCTGTATGTGCCTTTTTCAGTTATGCACAATTCCGTAAATATAAATGAATTCGGGATTTTCCCGTTGATGATAGCATTATTCTTTTTGCCTATAATCCACGCCTTTATGCATATTTTACCATTAAATATGATGAATAATCGAGCAAAGTTACTGTACAGCCGAAAAAATGTATTATTTCCCTATGTTAATTATTATACAAAAAAACCTGTACCAAAAAAAGTTTCATTACTGGCTGCATTTGCACCAACCATGTTTATAACGATCCCAGGTATAATGGCAACCTATATATTCGCTGAATACTATGTATACTTTTTACTATTCACGTCTGTTCATATAGCAATAACTTTTACCGACTTTTTATATATCATTAATATATCAAAAGCACCTAAACAATCACTTATTGAGAATAACAATAATGAATTTGCCATATTAATTAAATCGCATAATTAA
- a CDS encoding quaternary amine ABC transporter ATP-binding protein, whose protein sequence is MSKIKVEKLTKIFGRRPRQAVKYLDENKSKDEILKLTGMTVGVNQASFEVDDGEVFVIMGLSGSGKSTLVRMLNRLIEPTSGNVWLGEENITEMNKERLRDVRRKKMSMVFQNFALLPHKTILKNAEYGLEIQGTDKEERAKKAREALELVGLGGYLDKYPNELSGGMQQRVGLARALANDPDILLMDEAFSALDPLIRKDMQDELMELQQRVHKTIIFITHDLDEALRIGDRIALMKDGSIVQIGTAEEILMDPANDYVERFVEDVDLAKVLTASHVMKRAETVTVDKGANVALKLMKDNGVSTIYVVDNKRKLLGYVTADQAAKAAKEKLGLEEVITRDIPTVHPDTLLADLFEPMAEAYAPVSVVDDSGKLAGIVVRGSVIAALAGDDEVINGNGGEEADG, encoded by the coding sequence ATGAGTAAAATCAAGGTTGAAAAATTAACAAAGATATTCGGAAGGCGCCCGAGGCAAGCCGTCAAATACCTTGACGAAAATAAATCAAAAGATGAAATTCTGAAGCTTACCGGAATGACGGTCGGCGTAAACCAGGCTTCATTTGAAGTCGACGATGGAGAAGTCTTTGTTATTATGGGTTTATCAGGAAGTGGTAAATCCACGCTCGTTCGTATGTTGAACCGTTTGATTGAACCAACTTCAGGTAATGTATGGCTGGGCGAGGAAAATATTACGGAAATGAATAAAGAACGACTCCGTGACGTACGCAGGAAAAAAATGAGTATGGTTTTCCAGAATTTTGCGTTGCTTCCTCACAAAACAATACTTAAAAACGCTGAATACGGTTTGGAAATTCAAGGTACAGACAAAGAGGAACGTGCCAAAAAGGCTCGCGAGGCTCTTGAACTGGTTGGCCTGGGCGGGTATTTGGATAAATACCCAAATGAACTTTCTGGCGGTATGCAGCAACGTGTAGGTCTGGCAAGAGCGCTTGCCAATGATCCGGATATCCTATTAATGGACGAAGCTTTTAGTGCATTGGACCCATTGATTCGGAAAGATATGCAGGATGAATTAATGGAACTGCAACAAAGGGTGCATAAAACGATTATATTCATTACACACGATCTGGATGAGGCACTTCGGATTGGCGATAGGATTGCTCTGATGAAGGATGGAAGTATTGTCCAAATCGGAACAGCTGAAGAAATTTTAATGGATCCAGCGAACGATTATGTGGAGCGATTCGTTGAAGACGTTGACCTTGCCAAAGTGTTGACAGCATCTCACGTTATGAAGCGTGCAGAAACTGTAACGGTTGACAAGGGAGCAAATGTTGCGCTGAAGTTGATGAAGGACAACGGTGTGTCAACCATTTATGTAGTGGACAATAAGCGTAAACTGCTTGGCTATGTCACAGCAGACCAAGCCGCAAAGGCTGCAAAGGAAAAATTGGGCCTGGAAGAAGTCATCACACGAGATATACCAACCGTCCATCCGGATACATTGCTTGCTGATCTGTTTGAACCAATGGCAGAAGCATATGCACCAGTTTCCGTTGTAGATGATTCCGGAAAACTGGCAGGTATTGTTGTAAGAGGTTCTGTAATAGCAGCACTTGCAGGTGATGATGAAGTGATTAATGGAAATGGGGGTGAAGAAGCAGATGGATGA
- a CDS encoding YtxH domain-containing protein yields the protein MANGKSLLLGFMVGGAVSAAATLISTPSSGKDFRSRAKEQSGEWKEMLDNLKLDGLRLKKQITETSREGAALVKELTQEMKNSVEEWKSTVEPHQESIHKNLEQIESSLRDLESKMKKESE from the coding sequence ATGGCAAACGGAAAATCATTATTATTGGGATTTATGGTTGGAGGTGCAGTTAGTGCTGCAGCAACCTTAATAAGTACACCTTCATCCGGAAAAGATTTTCGCAGCCGTGCCAAAGAGCAAAGCGGTGAATGGAAAGAGATGCTGGATAATCTGAAACTTGATGGCTTGCGTCTGAAGAAACAAATTACAGAAACCTCCCGGGAAGGTGCTGCACTGGTAAAAGAATTGACCCAGGAAATGAAAAATTCAGTTGAAGAATGGAAATCAACAGTTGAGCCGCACCAGGAGAGTATCCATAAAAATTTGGAACAGATTGAATCAAGCCTGAGGGACCTGGAAAGTAAAATGAAAAAAGAATCCGAATAA
- a CDS encoding tryptophan transporter gives MNTRVLVLLSLLLGIGAVLHYVIPGFIYGMKPDMLLSMMFLGIILFPKAKYVVILSVAAGVISAITTQTVGGQIANMIDKPITGLLFFGLLLLVKNRMNDKLYVPVLTAVGTMISGSIFLTVALYVVGLMEGAFTLLFLTIVLPAAALNTVLMIVVYPIVQNILKRTQPLTVT, from the coding sequence ATGAATACGAGAGTTTTGGTACTTTTATCATTGTTATTGGGGATTGGTGCGGTATTGCACTATGTCATTCCGGGATTTATTTATGGTATGAAACCTGACATGCTGTTGTCGATGATGTTTTTGGGGATTATCTTATTTCCAAAAGCAAAATATGTTGTAATATTATCAGTTGCAGCGGGAGTTATTTCCGCCATAACCACACAAACAGTTGGTGGCCAGATTGCAAACATGATTGATAAACCGATTACCGGTTTATTATTTTTCGGACTGCTGTTACTGGTTAAAAATCGAATGAACGATAAACTGTATGTGCCCGTGTTAACAGCTGTTGGTACGATGATTAGCGGATCAATATTTTTAACCGTTGCCCTTTATGTTGTTGGATTAATGGAAGGTGCATTTACATTACTGTTCCTGACAATCGTATTGCCTGCTGCTGCATTAAATACAGTTTTAATGATTGTGGTTTATCCAATTGTACAAAACATATTAAAACGGACACAGCCCCTGACAGTAACGTAA
- a CDS encoding ABC transporter permease: MDDIQGTLFPKLPLASWVESFVDFLTESFAAVFDTITLVLEFITENFVLLLELVPPILLIVLVALLAWWVVNWKLGLFGLIGLGLVNNLGYWPETIETVSLVIVSVVISMVIGIPIGIWMSQKNAVQAIVTPVLDFMQTMPAFVYLIPAVVFFSLGMVPGVVATIIFAMPPTVRLANLGIRQVDQELIEASNAFGSSTGQRLTKVQIPLAMPTIMAGVNQTIMLSLSMVVIASMVGAPGLGTVVYRAVTQVAIGPGFEGGLSLVILAMLLDRITQGANKG; this comes from the coding sequence ATGGATGATATTCAAGGGACACTTTTCCCCAAACTTCCATTAGCTAGTTGGGTAGAATCATTTGTTGATTTTTTAACTGAATCTTTTGCAGCAGTCTTTGACACCATTACATTAGTCCTTGAATTTATTACTGAGAATTTTGTTTTACTATTAGAACTTGTTCCACCAATTTTACTGATTGTTTTAGTTGCATTGCTCGCGTGGTGGGTTGTCAACTGGAAATTGGGTCTTTTTGGACTCATTGGACTTGGTCTTGTTAACAATCTTGGTTATTGGCCGGAAACAATTGAAACAGTTTCACTTGTTATAGTCTCAGTTGTAATTTCGATGGTCATTGGGATCCCGATTGGTATTTGGATGTCACAGAAAAATGCTGTGCAGGCAATTGTAACACCTGTTCTCGACTTTATGCAGACGATGCCGGCCTTCGTTTATTTGATCCCGGCGGTTGTTTTCTTCAGTCTGGGTATGGTACCGGGTGTAGTTGCTACAATCATCTTTGCTATGCCGCCAACTGTAAGGCTTGCAAACCTTGGTATTCGCCAGGTTGATCAGGAATTGATTGAAGCATCAAATGCATTTGGTTCTTCAACGGGGCAAAGATTGACAAAAGTTCAAATCCCGCTTGCTATGCCAACAATCATGGCAGGCGTTAACCAGACAATCATGCTTTCATTATCGATGGTTGTTATCGCCTCAATGGTAGGGGCTCCAGGCCTTGGTACAGTCGTATACAGGGCTGTAACGCAGGTTGCAATCGGACCAGGTTTTGAAGGTGGTCTGTCTCTTGTTATACTTGCAATGTTACTTGACCGTATAACACAAGGGGCAAACAAAGGTTAA
- a CDS encoding glycine betaine ABC transporter substrate-binding protein — MFKKFKLLGLAAVFVLALTLVACGGGDSEEGSDNSGDSGSDGSESSESSSGLELGESELTIPYVAWAGAIARTPLVAQVLEEVGYTVETKQVDAGSMWTSVANDDSSFMTASWLPATHQSYWDKYQNDVEAIGAFVDKAPLAMTVPSYMDVNSIKDLKGNKELGEATDWTITGIDPGAGVMQNTQTAIEEYGLENWELQASSEGAMLSELQTKIENEEPIIVPGWKPHWMFAEMDLKMLEDPKEVYGGEGDRIEAVAHTSFKEDSPAAYEVVKRITEDYNTETENTLLVEINNGTEPADAASQFLENNPDLLKKWTEGIGE, encoded by the coding sequence ATGTTTAAGAAATTTAAACTTCTAGGTTTAGCTGCAGTATTCGTGCTGGCACTTACGTTGGTAGCATGTGGCGGTGGAGATAGTGAAGAAGGAAGCGACAACTCTGGCGACAGCGGCAGCGACGGCAGCGAAAGCAGTGAAAGCAGCAGTGGCTTGGAACTTGGTGAATCAGAACTGACTATTCCATATGTTGCATGGGCAGGCGCAATTGCACGTACGCCTTTGGTAGCTCAGGTTCTGGAAGAAGTAGGCTACACTGTGGAAACGAAGCAGGTTGATGCTGGTTCGATGTGGACTAGTGTTGCCAATGATGATTCATCCTTTATGACAGCTTCATGGCTGCCAGCAACTCACCAGTCTTACTGGGATAAATATCAGAACGATGTGGAAGCTATCGGTGCATTTGTTGACAAAGCTCCACTTGCTATGACAGTTCCTTCCTATATGGATGTGAACTCAATTAAAGACCTGAAAGGTAATAAGGAATTGGGCGAAGCTACAGATTGGACAATCACTGGTATTGACCCAGGTGCTGGTGTTATGCAGAACACGCAAACAGCAATTGAAGAATATGGTTTGGAAAATTGGGAACTGCAAGCAAGCTCTGAAGGTGCAATGCTGTCTGAACTGCAGACAAAAATTGAAAATGAAGAGCCAATTATTGTCCCAGGCTGGAAACCACACTGGATGTTTGCAGAAATGGATCTGAAGATGCTGGAAGACCCTAAAGAAGTATACGGTGGTGAAGGTGACCGTATCGAAGCTGTAGCACATACAAGTTTCAAGGAAGACTCACCTGCAGCATATGAGGTCGTGAAGCGTATTACTGAAGATTACAATACGGAAACGGAAAACACACTGCTGGTTGAAATCAATAATGGTACAGAACCAGCTGATGCAGCAAGCCAATTCCTTGAAAACAATCCTGATCTTCTGAAAAAATGGACTGAGGGTATTGGTGAGTAA